The genome window GAATGACCTCCAGCGCGGACTTGCCGGGGAACTTCGGATGCGGGTCCGTGGGAATGCCACGGCCGTTGTCGCGGATCGTCAGGCTCAGATCGGCATGCAGCTCGACTTCGATCCGGTTGGCGTGGCCGGCTACGGCCTCGTCCATCGAGTTGTCGAGCACCTCGGCCGCGAGATGGTGCAGCGCACGCTCGTCGGTGCCGCCGATATACATGCCCGGTCGCTTGCGCACCGGCTCGAGCCCCTCCAGCACCTCGATCGAGGAGGCGTCGTAGGCCTCGGGCTGCGCTGCCTGGGGGAGGAGATCGTCGGCCATGGGGCTGCTCGCCTTCTTGCGGGGAAATTTGGACGCGAGTTTCGCAACAAACGCGCGGCGGGGCAATGGCGGGCCGGAGGGCAGGGACCCGATGTCCCGCCCGCGGGATTGAGGGGCGACACCGAACTTACGGAGGCACCATGCGCATTCTCTTTACCGGCGGCAGCGGCAAGGCCGGACGCCACGTCATTCCCTACCTTCTCGAACGTGGTCATCGCGTGACCAACCTCGATCTGGTCGCGCTCGACGTCGAGGGGGTCGAGAACCTCAAGGCCGACATCACCGATCCGGGGCAGGTCTGGGGCGCGCTCACGCAGCCCTCGGACTGGCAGGATCTCGAAGGGGGCGGCGGTCCCGGACGCTATGACGCGGTCGTCCATTTCGCGGCGATCCCGCGCATCATGCTCAGGACCGACAACGAGACGTTCCGCATCAACACGATGGGCACCTATAACGTGATCGAGGCCGCGCTGGGCCAGGGCATCCGCAAGGTGATCTTCGCATCGAGCGAGACGACCTACGGGATCTGCTTCGCCGATGGCGAACGCAAGCCCGACTACATCCCCGTCGACGAGGAGCATCCCACCCTGCCCGGCGACAGCTATGCCATGTCGAAGGTCGTGAACGAGGCGACGGCGCGCAGTTTCCAGCATCGATCGGGCGCGGACATCTACGCGCTCAGGATCAACAACGTGATCGAGCCGCACGAATACGATGAGAAGTTCCGGGCCTTCGTCGAGGATCCCGGCCTGCGGCGGCGCAACATCTTCGCCTACATCGATGCGCGCGATCTGGGACAGATGGTCGATCGATGCCTTTCGACCGACGGGCTCGGATACGAGGTCTTCAACGTGGCGAACCGCAATCTTTCGGTCGCGATCCCGACGGAGGAGGTCATCTCGCGCTTCTATCAAGGAGTCGAACAACGGCGCGACATGCGCCCGGACGAGACGTTCTATTCCATCGACAAGGCCGAACGTTTGCTAGGCTATGCGCCCGAACACGACTGGACACCGCCGTCGCGCGGCTGAGACTTGCCGCGGCCCCCGCGCGGGCGTAGGGGCCGTGGCATGACCTATCTGCAGCATATCCGCCGGGTTCTCGTGCTCGGTCTGCCGCTTATCGGCAGCCATGTCGCGCAGATGAGCATCCAGCTCACCGATACGATCATGCTGGGCCGTTACGACGTGACGGTTCTGGCGGGGCAGGTTCTGGCAGGCACGATGTTCTTCATCCTGCTCATCATCGGATCGGGCTTCGCCTTCGCCGTAACGCCCCTCGTGGCCGAGGCCGATGCCCGTGGCGACAGCGCACCCGTCAGACGCGCGACGCGGATGGCGCTGTGGCTCACCGGGGCCTTCGGGGTGATCTGCCTGCCGCTCATGCTGGCGGCCGATCCGCTTCTCCGCGCATTGGGGCAGGAGCCGACGCTCGCCGATCTCGCGCGGCAATATCTCTGGATCCAGAGCTGGTCGATCTTTCCGGCACTCGCGGTCATGGTGCTGAAATCGACGCTCGCGGGAGTCAGCCGGACGCAGGTGGTTTTCTGGGCGACGGTACTGGCCGTGATCGTCAACATCGCCTGCAACTACCTGCTCATCTTCGGCAATCTCGGTTTCCCCGAGCTCGGCATCCGGGGCGCGGCGATCGCATCGCTCTTCTCGACGCTCGTCTCCTTCGCGATCATCTTCGTCTACTCCCTGCGCGCTTTGGCCGATCACCGGATCTTCGCCAAGTTCTGGCGGCCGGACGGCGAAGCGCTGGGACAGGTCTTCCGTCTCGGCTGGCCCATCGGGATCACGCTACTGGCCGAAGTCGGGCTCTTCTCCGCATCGTCGGTCATGATGGGCTGGCTTGGAACGATCCAGCTGGCCGCCCACGGGATTGCTCTGAACATCGTATCTCTGATCTTCATGGTGCATCTGGGCTTCGCCAATGCCGCGACGATCCGCGCGGGCAACGCGATGGGCGCGGGCGACGGTCCGCTCCTTCGGCGTGGCGCGCTCGTGGTCACGGCGCTGTCGCTTTCCGTGGCGGCGGCGGCGATCGTGCTTCTTCTCGTCTGGCCCGAAACGCTGGTCGCGGGATTCCTTGACCGCGACGATCCGGATTTCTCTGCGGTGATGACGCTCGGCGTGTCGCTGCTGGCGGCCGCCGCGCTCTTCCAGCTCGTCGATGCGGGACAGGTCCTGGCGCTGGGGCTGCTCAGAGGGCTGCAGGACACGCGGGTGCCGATGATCCACGCGGTGCTGAGCTATTGGGGCGTGGGGCTTCCTGCGGCTTACGTCCTCGGCTTCCCGATGGGCTACGGGGGCGTGGGGATCTGGGCCGGACTGGCGATGGGGCTTGCCGTGGCGGCGGTTCTCATGACCGCGCGTTTCCTCGGCCGCGGAGCCTACAGCGTCGAGCGGGCGAACGGATCCTCGGCGTAACCCACCGCCATGAGCGCGAGCCCTTCCGGCGGGGCCACGGGGCCGCAGGCGGCACGGTCGCGTGCGGCAAGGATCTCGGCCACCCGCGAAGGCTCCCACGCGCCGCACCCCACCCGTTCGAGCGTTCCGGCGAAGCTTCTCACCTGTGAATGGAGGAACGATCGCGCCTCGACATGCAGGCGGATCTCCTCTCCCCAGTCGTGGCGGCGCGTCTCCACCTCGAGCCGGTCGAGCGTTCGTACCGGCGACTTCGCCTGGCAGAGCGCGGCGCGGAAGGTCGTGAAGTCGTGTCGTCCCAGAAGGTGGCGTGCGCCCTCGGCCATCGCCCCGGCATCGAGCGGCCGCTTGACGTGCCAGGCCTGCATCCGGTCGAGCACGAGCGGCGCACGCCGCGTCACGATGCGAAAGAGATAACGGCGCGACACGGCGTCGAACCGTGCGTGCCAGTCGTCGGCGACCCGCGCGCAGGCGGTGATCGCGACAGGCGCGGGTTTCAGATGGTGGTTCAGCGCCTCGCTCAGCCGGAAGGGCTCCCAGTCGCGGGCGAGATCGGCATGCGCGACCTGTCCGCGCGCATGGACGCCCGCATCCGTCCGGCCCGCCGCGGCGATCGACGGCACGTCCCGTTCCAGCTTGGCAAGCGCTGCCTCGACCGCGGCCTGCACGCTCGGCCGGTCGGCCTGACGCTGCCAGCCCGAGAAGGGCGTGCCGTCATATTCGATCCTGAAGGCATAGCGGGGCATGGATCGCGGCCTAGCCTGCCGCGCGCGAAGGAACAAGCGGCCCACTGGCGATCCGGCGGCACGGGTCCTATGTTCGGGGGCGCGGACGCAGGAAAGGGCAGGGTCAACGTGATCATCGGAGATATCGCCGACGGGCTGACGCGGCAGGTCGAACGCGCCGGCGGCATGGTGTCGGGCGCATTCTTCGAGCCGGTGATCCGTCTGGGTGTGACGGGTCTCAGCCGCGCGGGCAAGACGGTGTTCATCACCTCGCTCGTCGCGAACATAATGAACCGCGCCCGGATGGGCGGCCTTCGCGCGGCGGGCGACGGGTCGATCCGCGCGGCCTATCTTCAGCCGCAGCCCGACGACACGCTGCCGCGCTTCGACTACGAGACGCATCTCGCGGCCCTCACCGGCCCCACGCCGCACTGGCCCGAGAGCACGCGTGCGATTTCGGAGTTGCGCCTGTCGCTGAGGGTTCAACCCACCGGCCTGATCGCGGGCATGCGGGGCGCGCGCAACGTGCATCTCGACATCGTGGATTACCCGGGCGAATGGCTGCTCGATCTGGGTCTCA of Palleronia sp. LCG004 contains these proteins:
- a CDS encoding NAD(P)-dependent oxidoreductase; translation: MRILFTGGSGKAGRHVIPYLLERGHRVTNLDLVALDVEGVENLKADITDPGQVWGALTQPSDWQDLEGGGGPGRYDAVVHFAAIPRIMLRTDNETFRINTMGTYNVIEAALGQGIRKVIFASSETTYGICFADGERKPDYIPVDEEHPTLPGDSYAMSKVVNEATARSFQHRSGADIYALRINNVIEPHEYDEKFRAFVEDPGLRRRNIFAYIDARDLGQMVDRCLSTDGLGYEVFNVANRNLSVAIPTEEVISRFYQGVEQRRDMRPDETFYSIDKAERLLGYAPEHDWTPPSRG
- a CDS encoding MATE family efflux transporter; translation: MTYLQHIRRVLVLGLPLIGSHVAQMSIQLTDTIMLGRYDVTVLAGQVLAGTMFFILLIIGSGFAFAVTPLVAEADARGDSAPVRRATRMALWLTGAFGVICLPLMLAADPLLRALGQEPTLADLARQYLWIQSWSIFPALAVMVLKSTLAGVSRTQVVFWATVLAVIVNIACNYLLIFGNLGFPELGIRGAAIASLFSTLVSFAIIFVYSLRALADHRIFAKFWRPDGEALGQVFRLGWPIGITLLAEVGLFSASSVMMGWLGTIQLAAHGIALNIVSLIFMVHLGFANAATIRAGNAMGAGDGPLLRRGALVVTALSLSVAAAAIVLLLVWPETLVAGFLDRDDPDFSAVMTLGVSLLAAAALFQLVDAGQVLALGLLRGLQDTRVPMIHAVLSYWGVGLPAAYVLGFPMGYGGVGIWAGLAMGLAVAAVLMTARFLGRGAYSVERANGSSA
- the truA gene encoding tRNA pseudouridine(38-40) synthase TruA, whose translation is MPRYAFRIEYDGTPFSGWQRQADRPSVQAAVEAALAKLERDVPSIAAAGRTDAGVHARGQVAHADLARDWEPFRLSEALNHHLKPAPVAITACARVADDWHARFDAVSRRYLFRIVTRRAPLVLDRMQAWHVKRPLDAGAMAEGARHLLGRHDFTTFRAALCQAKSPVRTLDRLEVETRRHDWGEEIRLHVEARSFLHSQVRSFAGTLERVGCGAWEPSRVAEILAARDRAACGPVAPPEGLALMAVGYAEDPFARSTL